The DNA sequence GTGGTGATCAGCGTCGGCTCGGCGGGGCCGTTCCGCGTTGACAACCGCTCGAAGGCCGCGGCCTGGTGGAGGTAGGGCGCGAATCCGGCGGGCGCCCATTCCAGGTGGCGCCGCCAGTCGTCGCCGGCGTGCCGGAAGGGGGTTCGGATCCGCAGGTAGGGGCCGCGGAAGATGCCCTGCTGCGGATCGTTCAGGAAGCTTTCCAGGGATTCGCGGACGGGTTCGTCGGCCAGGGCGAACGTGGTGGAGAGGTACTGGGTGAGGTTGCGCCGCACTTCCGCGGCGGCCAGAGTCGGCTGCACCGGCTACGTCACACTCCCTAGTTCGTCACTGGCCGCAGGGGTGCTGCGGGCACGCCTCGCGGGGCCGGCTCCGTGGAACCGGCCCGGTGTCATCCCCCCGTGGTCCGGCAACTCTGGATTCACCGGCCGCAGTTGGACGCGGTTGCTATCGGATCGGTTGGCCTGTCTGCGGCGGGTTCCGGTGGTGCGCGATCGGCGGCACCGCGTCAGGTGTCCAGGTGGTCGGTGAAGATGCCGACGAGAATCCGGCCGTCCAGCCGCTCGTCGGGCAGGCTGAAGTGGACCCGGTTGCGGTGGCGCTCCTTCTTCGCGTGCCAGGCGCAGTGGTAGGTCTCGCCGCGGTACTCGACGTCCCGCTGCGCGATGGCCTTCGGATTGCTCCTGGTGTTGGGGCTTTCCGGGGAGGCGTCGATGCCCTTGGCTCCGAGATGCGCCTCTATCCGGTCCGGCTGGCCTTTGCAGGCGGCGACCGCGTCGGCGAAGTGGGCGTCGATCGCCGCGAGCGCCCGCACCACCCAGTCGCGCAGTTCCGCGTACGTGCCGTCGAAGGCGCCGAATCTCAGCGTCGGGGCGCAGACGAGGTTGGGGAAGGCGTTGGGCGCGTAGTCGAAGAACCGCTGCTCGGGCACGTTCTCGCGGGAGTAGAGACCCTGCCAGAATCCGGGCCGGTCCTCGGGACTGACGAGGAAGCACAACTCCGCCTCCTGCCCTCCCGCGGAGACGGGGAGCCACGACCGGCGGCGGTCGGTGAACGCGACGCAGCCGGTGCCGTGCCTGCGGTAGGCGTTGTCGAGCGCGTAGCCGAGCGACCAGGCGGGGTCGACGTCGTCGTCGCCGACCTTGACGGCGTCCGGCAGGGCGCCGGTCTCGTCGTCGTCCCAACTGCGACAGCGGTCGAGGAGCTGGCCGAGCAGCCGCCGGGTGTCAGCCGGTATCGGAGGTGCATCCACCCCGTACAGGAACTCCCACAGCTCTTGTCCGTCGTCGCACTCCTGGGAGAAGACCAGGCTGCACACCGCGACCGGGTCGTCGCTGCGCAGGGCCAGCAGCGTGTCGTTGAACACGTCCAACCAGTCGCCCAGTTCTTCGTCGCTTAGCCCGCGGAAGTCCAGGCTCGACTCGTCCACCACGTAGCGGAACGGCTCATCGGCGGCGGCGTCGGGCACGTGCCAACCTCCCCAGGTCGTGTTCGAGCTGGTCGAAGAAGCCCGCGGGCCATGCGGCGACCTGACCGTCGTCCTTGAGGCCGATCCGCACCGCCGCGGGCGCGCCCTCGTCGGCGGGGGTATTCGCGTCCGCGGCGGCGTTCGCGTCCGCCTCGCCGCCGAAGAACAGCATCGCCACCTCCTCGGCGGGCACCGTGCCCTCCTCGGCCGCCGCGATCCGGACGCCGTTGAGGACGTGGTCGCTGTGGGTCTCCACGAGTACCTGCACACCCGCGCCGGCGACCCGGCCGAGGAAGCGGCCGATGCGCGACTGGCCGGCCGGGTGCAGGTGCGCCTCGGGGTTTTCCACGATCAACATGCCGCCGGGCTCGGCGAGCAGTCCCGCCACGATGACCGGCAGCGCGTAGGAGACGCCGAACCCCATGTTCGTGGGCCGGATGGGCTCGCTGAAGACTCCGGGCTCGCGGAAGCGGATCGTGCTGGCCGTCAGGCCCGAGGGCCACTGCGCGTCGATGCGCAGCGGGCGGACGATGTCGCCGACCCACCCTTCGACATGGGTGCGCAAGGTCGTCACCGCGTACTGCTCATTCGTCGCCGGGTGCTGAACGGCTTCGGGCACCTGCCGGGTCGCGTTCATAGCCAGCACCTGAGCCGTGAATTCGCCCTGGTGGCCGACTCCGATCCGGGCGATGTCCGCGGCGGAGACATCGAGCTGGTCCCGCGGCCCGAGACGTTCGGCGCCGAGGTAGGTGAAACCGAAACCGTGCCGCGTCAGCTCCGGCAGCGGCGACTCGAAGACGTTCTCCAGCAGCACATAGAGCGCCCGCTCATCGGGCACGCTCATCCGGTAGTGCCGCTGTTGGGCACCGCTGCGCAGGATCAGCTCGATGCTGGACCCTTCGGCGTCCAGGCGCAGCAGCTCCTGCGCCTCGCCGAGCGCCAAACCGTAGGGGCCGTTGAGCTGGATGGTGTTGCCGCTCTGCAGCTCGGAGATCTGCCGGGCGAGCAGCAGCGACTGGATCACCGTGCTCTTGCCGGCGCCGTTGAGGCCGCTGAGCACCGTGAGACGGCCCAGGTCGAAGGACGCCCGGGTGAAGCGCTTGAAGTTGCGGATCTCCAGTGCGGTGATCACAGGCCGGCCCGAGCCGCGTCGCGCGTGGTCGAGAAGCGGTAGCGGACGCGCTGAGCGTCACCGGTGGAAGCGGTGATCGCGTACAGGTATGTGACATCGTCGGTCATGAGCCGGCGCGCTTCGGCGACGATCAGTTCGCGGCGCCGGGTCAGGTCGTCCGGACCGAAGTCGGTGAGAGAGATCGACCAGGCTTCGAACAGCGCGCGGTTCACCGGATTCAGCGAC is a window from the Streptomonospora litoralis genome containing:
- a CDS encoding DUF3696 domain-containing protein yields the protein MITALEIRNFKRFTRASFDLGRLTVLSGLNGAGKSTVIQSLLLARQISELQSGNTIQLNGPYGLALGEAQELLRLDAEGSSIELILRSGAQQRHYRMSVPDERALYVLLENVFESPLPELTRHGFGFTYLGAERLGPRDQLDVSAADIARIGVGHQGEFTAQVLAMNATRQVPEAVQHPATNEQYAVTTLRTHVEGWVGDIVRPLRIDAQWPSGLTASTIRFREPGVFSEPIRPTNMGFGVSYALPVIVAGLLAEPGGMLIVENPEAHLHPAGQSRIGRFLGRVAGAGVQVLVETHSDHVLNGVRIAAAEEGTVPAEEVAMLFFGGEADANAAADANTPADEGAPAAVRIGLKDDGQVAAWPAGFFDQLEHDLGRLARARRRRR